A single region of the Lepeophtheirus salmonis chromosome 12, UVic_Lsal_1.4, whole genome shotgun sequence genome encodes:
- the LOC121127131 gene encoding uncharacterized protein isoform X3, with the protein MCGTIIQRCQYCGKDFFQLSHMRQHLRTHIGGKDFRCNHCPKAFRQKSHLLQHMRMHTGDKKYICEICQRKFTQLSHLQQHIRTHTGDKPYKCQYNGCLKAFSQLSNLQSHSRCHQSDKPYKCNACYKCFSDEAALLEHIPKHKDSKHLKKHICYFCGKSYTQEVYLQKHMQKHADREEKETVNSSYFSSEYGYGIGSSTYNQLNSQIRIQSTSTTINHHINFHIQPQQYNYNISHEERKSINSPSLVPLQGGNILNATSARGCTFYDPLSFPKQITQETIDK; encoded by the exons ATGTCAATATTGCGGAAAAGACTTTTTTCAGTTATCTCATATGCGACAACATCTACGCACTCACATTGGAGGTAAAGATTTCAg gtGTAACCATTGTCCTAAGGCATTTCGACAAAAATCCCATTTGTTACAACATATGAGAATGCATACAGGAGATAAGAAATAcat atgtgaaatttgtcaaagaaaGTTTACTCAACTTTCTCATTTGCAACAGCATATCCGTACTCATACAGGAGATAAGCCATATAAATGTCAATACAACGGATGTCTAAAAGCCTTCTCTCAGCTCTCCAATCTCCAATCTCATTCAAGATGCCATCAATCAGATAAACCTTATAAATGTAATGCATGTTATAAATGTTTTTCCGATGAAGCGGCACTTTTAGAACACATTCCAAAACATAAAGATTCAAAGcatctaaaaaaacatatttgttatttttgtggaaaaagcTATACTCAAGAGGTTTATTTACAAAAGCATATGCAGAAACATGCTGATAGAGAAGAAAAGGAAACAGTCAATTCATCTTACTTCTCaa gtGAATATGGCTATGGTATTGGTTCTAGTACATATAACCAGTTAAACTCACAAATTAGAATTCAATCTACATCTACAACTATCAACCaccatataaattttcatattcaaccgcaacaatataattataatatatcacaTGAAGAAAGGAAGAGTATTAATTCACCAAGTTTAGTTCCACTACAAGGAGGAAACATTTTGAATGCCACATCAGCAAGGGGCTGCACATTTTATGATCCTTTATCATTTCCAAAACAa ATAACACAAGAAACAATCGATAAATAA
- the LOC121127131 gene encoding uncharacterized protein isoform X4, translating into MRQHLRTHIGGKDFRCNHCPKAFRQKSHLLQHMRMHTGDKKYICEICQRKFTQLSHLQQHIRTHTGDKPYKCQYNGCLKAFSQLSNLQSHSRCHQSDKPYKCNACYKCFSDEAALLEHIPKHKDSKHLKKHICYFCGKSYTQEVYLQKHMQKHADREEKETVNSSYFSSEYGYGIGSSTYNQLNSQIRIQSTSTTINHHINFHIQPQQYNYNISHEERKSINSPSLVPLQGGNILNATSARGCTFYDPLSFPKQITQETIDK; encoded by the exons ATGCGACAACATCTACGCACTCACATTGGAGGTAAAGATTTCAg gtGTAACCATTGTCCTAAGGCATTTCGACAAAAATCCCATTTGTTACAACATATGAGAATGCATACAGGAGATAAGAAATAcat atgtgaaatttgtcaaagaaaGTTTACTCAACTTTCTCATTTGCAACAGCATATCCGTACTCATACAGGAGATAAGCCATATAAATGTCAATACAACGGATGTCTAAAAGCCTTCTCTCAGCTCTCCAATCTCCAATCTCATTCAAGATGCCATCAATCAGATAAACCTTATAAATGTAATGCATGTTATAAATGTTTTTCCGATGAAGCGGCACTTTTAGAACACATTCCAAAACATAAAGATTCAAAGcatctaaaaaaacatatttgttatttttgtggaaaaagcTATACTCAAGAGGTTTATTTACAAAAGCATATGCAGAAACATGCTGATAGAGAAGAAAAGGAAACAGTCAATTCATCTTACTTCTCaa gtGAATATGGCTATGGTATTGGTTCTAGTACATATAACCAGTTAAACTCACAAATTAGAATTCAATCTACATCTACAACTATCAACCaccatataaattttcatattcaaccgcaacaatataattataatatatcacaTGAAGAAAGGAAGAGTATTAATTCACCAAGTTTAGTTCCACTACAAGGAGGAAACATTTTGAATGCCACATCAGCAAGGGGCTGCACATTTTATGATCCTTTATCATTTCCAAAACAa ATAACACAAGAAACAATCGATAAATAA
- the LOC121127131 gene encoding uncharacterized protein isoform X1, translated as MKIQDGEKNHKCQYCGKDFFQLSHMRQHLRTHIGGKDFRCNHCPKAFRQKSHLLQHMRMHTGDKKYICEICQRKFTQLSHLQQHIRTHTGDKPYKCQYNGCLKAFSQLSNLQSHSRCHQSDKPYKCNACYKCFSDEAALLEHIPKHKDSKHLKKHICYFCGKSYTQEVYLQKHMQKHADREEKETVNSSYFSSEYGYGIGSSTYNQLNSQIRIQSTSTTINHHINFHIQPQQYNYNISHEERKSINSPSLVPLQGGNILNATSARGCTFYDPLSFPKQITQETIDK; from the exons ATGTCAATATTGCGGAAAAGACTTTTTTCAGTTATCTCATATGCGACAACATCTACGCACTCACATTGGAGGTAAAGATTTCAg gtGTAACCATTGTCCTAAGGCATTTCGACAAAAATCCCATTTGTTACAACATATGAGAATGCATACAGGAGATAAGAAATAcat atgtgaaatttgtcaaagaaaGTTTACTCAACTTTCTCATTTGCAACAGCATATCCGTACTCATACAGGAGATAAGCCATATAAATGTCAATACAACGGATGTCTAAAAGCCTTCTCTCAGCTCTCCAATCTCCAATCTCATTCAAGATGCCATCAATCAGATAAACCTTATAAATGTAATGCATGTTATAAATGTTTTTCCGATGAAGCGGCACTTTTAGAACACATTCCAAAACATAAAGATTCAAAGcatctaaaaaaacatatttgttatttttgtggaaaaagcTATACTCAAGAGGTTTATTTACAAAAGCATATGCAGAAACATGCTGATAGAGAAGAAAAGGAAACAGTCAATTCATCTTACTTCTCaa gtGAATATGGCTATGGTATTGGTTCTAGTACATATAACCAGTTAAACTCACAAATTAGAATTCAATCTACATCTACAACTATCAACCaccatataaattttcatattcaaccgcaacaatataattataatatatcacaTGAAGAAAGGAAGAGTATTAATTCACCAAGTTTAGTTCCACTACAAGGAGGAAACATTTTGAATGCCACATCAGCAAGGGGCTGCACATTTTATGATCCTTTATCATTTCCAAAACAa ATAACACAAGAAACAATCGATAAATAA
- the LOC121127131 gene encoding uncharacterized protein isoform X2: MTVLLPYQSKKCQYCGKDFFQLSHMRQHLRTHIGGKDFRCNHCPKAFRQKSHLLQHMRMHTGDKKYICEICQRKFTQLSHLQQHIRTHTGDKPYKCQYNGCLKAFSQLSNLQSHSRCHQSDKPYKCNACYKCFSDEAALLEHIPKHKDSKHLKKHICYFCGKSYTQEVYLQKHMQKHADREEKETVNSSYFSSEYGYGIGSSTYNQLNSQIRIQSTSTTINHHINFHIQPQQYNYNISHEERKSINSPSLVPLQGGNILNATSARGCTFYDPLSFPKQITQETIDK; the protein is encoded by the exons ATGTCAATATTGCGGAAAAGACTTTTTTCAGTTATCTCATATGCGACAACATCTACGCACTCACATTGGAGGTAAAGATTTCAg gtGTAACCATTGTCCTAAGGCATTTCGACAAAAATCCCATTTGTTACAACATATGAGAATGCATACAGGAGATAAGAAATAcat atgtgaaatttgtcaaagaaaGTTTACTCAACTTTCTCATTTGCAACAGCATATCCGTACTCATACAGGAGATAAGCCATATAAATGTCAATACAACGGATGTCTAAAAGCCTTCTCTCAGCTCTCCAATCTCCAATCTCATTCAAGATGCCATCAATCAGATAAACCTTATAAATGTAATGCATGTTATAAATGTTTTTCCGATGAAGCGGCACTTTTAGAACACATTCCAAAACATAAAGATTCAAAGcatctaaaaaaacatatttgttatttttgtggaaaaagcTATACTCAAGAGGTTTATTTACAAAAGCATATGCAGAAACATGCTGATAGAGAAGAAAAGGAAACAGTCAATTCATCTTACTTCTCaa gtGAATATGGCTATGGTATTGGTTCTAGTACATATAACCAGTTAAACTCACAAATTAGAATTCAATCTACATCTACAACTATCAACCaccatataaattttcatattcaaccgcaacaatataattataatatatcacaTGAAGAAAGGAAGAGTATTAATTCACCAAGTTTAGTTCCACTACAAGGAGGAAACATTTTGAATGCCACATCAGCAAGGGGCTGCACATTTTATGATCCTTTATCATTTCCAAAACAa ATAACACAAGAAACAATCGATAAATAA